In Anaerostipes hadrus ATCC 29173 = JCM 17467, a single genomic region encodes these proteins:
- a CDS encoding CDP-glycerol--poly(glycerophosphate) glycerophosphotransferase: MDKIRKIIRFVKRLFPKTPKMKFIYAWYYKHGKINEKQALFESFHGKDVSDSSLAILQEFLKMPESKDFKIYFATNDKKRDQKFIDSIGLKVELVDIADFKYVKVLATSKYLINNSSFPAYFIRRDEQVYLQTWHGTPLKTLGKRMRFGIESMYNVQHNFLHANYIMFPNEFTRKVIMEDYNLEALYTGTVVMNGYPRNSIFMDHEKADQVTKKLGNEDYTTMAYMPTWRGQSNHDVNTSEYSREINQLLHYLDENLKDDQKLYVNFHPIVQKFVKLDNYEHIYPFPSGVDKYEFLNSVDALITDYSSVFFDYSITRKPIILYMYDYEEYMHDRGMYFDIKELPFRKIYDKEALRDCLVNETFREDSYENDMEYIERYIQYDSIDAAKNMAELVFHGNMCDMPTIDYSFNKEKKRRVLHYPNVKTAQTIDTIAQIAKKDEDVVIFEKRFFNPELSSHLHDNYLDDFDYIFITRTLPRTYAEEVLKRKSAKVRKELHKREIKRCFADLPVYSKFETEYYHGEAGETFSFNKKKMINASMRVMEDHLEIKFEEGKKGQPKKLLLVNKKSQIIYTRDLTEKEWKDHCIKEYFDEFLSLEIADMNGRYQLMIELEDENGNKLPYFFVDRKEYAKRKEAMDELDKSSVYMTGIKKHDITYQNTFEPADTSVIPYMNEVDGRFSVFMGDQAQLSVRNMRGQVLKFKIKGSKVHVKMKYKNKEAGIKNVILSYRSKVETIDYPFEYKVTRSGDHYIIDAQIDMSVLSLEELFWDVFAVTEKNGEEVRVSAYWSRWQRLKLLLMNYQCDVDKEHIIFPYSTITCKMAFTYRTRSKYDGFDVKIKELVAFGVYTLLLPYWKKKRVWLVFEKFCSMAQDNGYYFFKYCMEQLPKEKKQHIYYILDTDSADYDKMKQYGKHVIPFMSFRHILYSLVANLYIASDSKKHLYTWRAKPNVISNRISKHNILFLQHGVTALKRVHPIFGMKGSSPMTHFTTTSRFEHKIIVENFGYEDGDAPILGFTRWDVLEDTSKPEEKIILAMPTWRSWLEEKSAEEFKASDYYKNYMKLLQSQKLARILKENDVKLIFYIHPKFKDYLSEFNVSGDNIELIPFGTEPLNEIMKKCSMLITDYSSVCWDVCYLDKPVLFYQFDYDMYMQAHGSYLDMEHELFGERYTEYEKLIDGIEEYIHNGFKEKEEYTKLKDYYFEYRDNDNSKRTYEYIISKGY; this comes from the coding sequence ATGGATAAAATAAGAAAAATTATTCGATTTGTAAAAAGATTATTTCCAAAAACTCCAAAGATGAAATTTATCTATGCCTGGTATTATAAACATGGCAAGATCAATGAAAAACAAGCACTCTTTGAGTCATTTCACGGCAAGGATGTGTCAGATTCATCCTTGGCGATCTTGCAGGAGTTTTTGAAAATGCCGGAATCAAAAGATTTCAAGATCTATTTTGCGACGAATGATAAGAAACGAGATCAGAAATTTATTGATTCTATCGGATTGAAAGTAGAACTTGTAGATATTGCAGATTTTAAATATGTAAAAGTACTTGCAACATCTAAGTATCTGATCAATAACAGTTCTTTTCCGGCGTATTTCATTCGAAGAGATGAACAGGTGTACCTACAGACATGGCATGGAACACCGTTAAAGACATTAGGAAAACGAATGCGTTTTGGAATTGAATCCATGTATAATGTGCAACATAACTTCTTACATGCCAACTACATCATGTTCCCAAATGAATTTACAAGAAAAGTGATTATGGAAGATTATAATCTGGAAGCTTTGTATACAGGAACTGTTGTGATGAATGGATATCCAAGAAATAGTATTTTTATGGATCACGAGAAAGCTGACCAGGTAACAAAGAAGCTTGGAAATGAAGATTATACAACGATGGCATATATGCCGACATGGCGTGGACAGAGCAATCATGATGTGAACACGTCTGAATATAGCAGAGAGATCAATCAGCTGTTACATTATCTAGATGAGAATTTAAAGGATGATCAGAAGTTATATGTAAACTTTCATCCAATTGTGCAGAAGTTTGTAAAGCTGGATAATTATGAACATATTTATCCATTTCCAAGTGGTGTTGACAAATATGAATTTTTAAATAGTGTTGATGCACTGATCACAGATTATTCAAGCGTATTTTTTGATTACTCGATTACAAGAAAACCAATCATATTATATATGTATGACTATGAAGAATACATGCACGATAGAGGAATGTATTTTGATATCAAAGAATTGCCATTTAGAAAGATCTATGACAAGGAAGCATTAAGAGATTGTCTGGTCAACGAGACATTCCGCGAGGATTCTTATGAAAATGATATGGAATATATAGAAAGATATATTCAGTATGATTCTATTGATGCTGCAAAGAATATGGCAGAACTTGTTTTTCATGGAAATATGTGCGATATGCCAACGATCGATTACAGTTTTAACAAAGAAAAGAAACGAAGAGTTTTGCACTATCCAAATGTAAAAACAGCACAGACGATCGATACGATCGCGCAGATTGCTAAGAAAGATGAAGATGTAGTGATCTTTGAAAAACGTTTCTTCAATCCAGAATTAAGCAGTCATCTACATGATAATTATCTTGATGATTTTGATTATATTTTTATTACACGAACACTTCCAAGAACCTATGCAGAAGAAGTGTTAAAGAGAAAGAGTGCCAAGGTCAGAAAAGAACTTCATAAGAGGGAGATCAAGAGATGCTTTGCAGATCTTCCAGTATATTCAAAGTTTGAGACAGAATACTATCATGGAGAAGCAGGAGAGACATTTTCTTTCAATAAGAAAAAAATGATCAATGCATCCATGCGAGTAATGGAAGACCATTTGGAGATTAAGTTTGAGGAAGGCAAGAAAGGTCAGCCAAAGAAGCTGTTACTTGTAAATAAGAAAAGTCAGATCATTTATACAAGGGATCTGACAGAAAAAGAATGGAAAGATCATTGTATCAAGGAATATTTTGATGAATTTCTTTCGCTTGAAATTGCAGATATGAACGGAAGATATCAGTTGATGATCGAATTAGAAGATGAAAATGGCAACAAACTGCCATATTTCTTTGTAGATCGTAAAGAATATGCAAAACGAAAAGAAGCGATGGATGAATTAGATAAATCTTCTGTATATATGACAGGAATCAAGAAACATGATATTACTTATCAGAATACATTTGAACCTGCGGATACAAGTGTGATTCCTTATATGAATGAAGTAGATGGAAGATTTTCTGTATTTATGGGAGATCAGGCACAGTTATCCGTTCGTAATATGCGTGGACAAGTACTGAAATTCAAAATCAAGGGTTCAAAAGTTCATGTGAAAATGAAATATAAAAACAAAGAAGCTGGAATCAAAAATGTCATATTATCATATCGAAGTAAAGTGGAGACGATCGATTATCCATTTGAATATAAAGTAACGAGATCAGGTGATCATTATATTATTGATGCTCAGATCGATATGTCGGTATTATCACTGGAAGAACTGTTTTGGGATGTATTTGCTGTAACAGAGAAGAATGGAGAAGAAGTAAGAGTAAGTGCATATTGGAGCAGATGGCAGAGATTAAAATTATTACTGATGAATTATCAATGTGATGTTGATAAAGAGCATATTATTTTCCCTTATTCGACGATCACATGCAAAATGGCATTTACTTATCGTACAAGATCAAAATATGATGGATTTGATGTAAAGATCAAGGAATTAGTAGCTTTTGGTGTTTATACGTTGTTATTACCATATTGGAAAAAGAAACGAGTATGGTTAGTATTTGAAAAATTCTGCTCTATGGCGCAGGATAATGGATATTATTTCTTCAAATATTGTATGGAGCAGCTTCCAAAAGAAAAGAAGCAGCATATTTATTATATTCTCGATACAGATTCTGCTGATTATGATAAGATGAAGCAATATGGAAAACATGTGATTCCATTTATGAGTTTTCGACATATTTTATATTCACTTGTTGCCAATTTATATATAGCTTCTGATTCAAAGAAACATTTATATACATGGAGAGCAAAACCAAATGTGATCTCAAATCGTATTTCAAAACATAATATCTTGTTTTTACAGCATGGGGTGACAGCATTAAAACGTGTACATCCGATTTTTGGAATGAAAGGTTCAAGTCCTATGACTCATTTTACAACGACATCAAGATTTGAGCATAAGATCATTGTAGAGAATTTTGGATATGAAGATGGAGATGCACCGATTCTTGGATTTACGAGATGGGATGTTCTGGAAGATACTTCAAAACCAGAGGAAAAGATCATTCTTGCAATGCCGACATGGAGATCATGGCTGGAAGAAAAGAGTGCAGAAGAGTTTAAGGCAAGTGATTATTATAAAAACTATATGAAACTGTTACAGAGTCAGAAACTTGCAAGAATCTTAAAAGAAAATGATGTTAAATTGATTTTTTACATTCATCCAAAGTTTAAAGATTATTTGAGCGAGTTTAATGTCAGTGGAGATAATATTGAGTTGATTCCATTTGGAACAGAGCCATTAAATGAGATCATGAAGAAATGTTCTATGCTGATCACAGATTATTCTAGTGTATGCTGGGATGTATGTTATCTTGATAAACCCGTATTATTCTATCAGTTTGATTATGATATGTATATGCAGGCGCATGGAAGTTATCTGGATATGGAGCATGAACTATTTGGAGAACGTTATACAGAATATGAGAAATTGATCGATGGAATTGAAGAGTATATTCACAATGGATTTAAAGAAAAAGAAGAATATACAAAATTAAAAGATTATTATTTTGAATATCGTGATAATGATAACAGTAAACGTACGTATGAATATATCATAAGCAAAGGATATTAA
- a CDS encoding ABC transporter permease, whose translation MKSYIENFKKYRFLLWELVKKGVKLKYRRSYLGILWTLLEPLMTMIVLSVVFGTLFGNKDPHFPVYILCGRLMYSFFSSATNGAMKAIRTNAGMIKKVYVPKYIYPLSSVLFNYIIFAISLIVLVVVSIVLKVYPTIYLAQAIIPLILLLITAFGVGMILSTMAVFFRDLEYLWSVGLMIIMYASAIFYKPEKLLKSGFGWILKCNPLYLLIHNFRQAVFGMPMNMKFLAASIVFAIVSVIVGLIFFYKKQDEFILHI comes from the coding sequence GTGAAATCTTATATTGAAAATTTTAAAAAGTACAGATTCCTTTTATGGGAACTTGTAAAGAAAGGTGTTAAGTTAAAATACAGAAGATCATATTTAGGTATTTTATGGACACTGTTAGAACCGTTAATGACAATGATCGTACTAAGTGTAGTATTTGGTACATTGTTTGGAAACAAGGATCCACATTTCCCAGTATATATCTTATGTGGACGTTTGATGTATAGTTTCTTTTCATCTGCGACAAATGGTGCGATGAAAGCGATCAGGACGAATGCAGGAATGATCAAGAAAGTATATGTGCCAAAATATATTTATCCATTATCCAGTGTATTGTTTAATTATATTATTTTTGCTATCTCTTTGATCGTGTTGGTAGTAGTATCTATTGTTTTGAAGGTATATCCAACCATTTATCTGGCACAGGCGATCATTCCATTGATCTTATTACTGATCACAGCTTTTGGAGTTGGAATGATCCTATCTACGATGGCAGTATTCTTTAGAGACTTAGAATATTTATGGTCTGTAGGATTAATGATCATTATGTATGCTTCAGCAATTTTCTACAAACCAGAGAAGTTATTAAAATCAGGTTTTGGATGGATCTTAAAATGTAATCCATTATATCTTTTGATCCATAATTTTAGACAGGCTGTTTTTGGTATGCCGATGAATATGAAGTTTTTAGCTGCATCCATCGTGTTTGCAATCGTAAGTGTTATTGTAGGATTGATTTTCTTCTATAAGAAGCAAGATGAATTCATTCTGCATATTTAG
- a CDS encoding ABC transporter ATP-binding protein yields MAKKEVLKVEHVGMKFNLSQEKVDDLKDYVIKLLKHQISYNEFWALKDINFTLNKGDRLGILGLNGAGKSTLLKVIAGVLKATEGTVTAKGKIAPLLELGAGFDQQYTGRENIYLYGAVLGFSKKFLDEKLDEIIEFSELGKFIDVPVKNYSSGMKSRLGFSVATLVEPDILILDEVLSVGDAKFRKKSEAKIMSMFDKGVTVLFVSHSLDQVKRLCNKAILLEKGKIISHGSIEEVSKVYEEKTK; encoded by the coding sequence ATGGCAAAGAAAGAAGTATTGAAAGTTGAACATGTTGGAATGAAGTTTAACTTAAGTCAGGAAAAGGTTGATGATCTGAAAGATTATGTGATCAAGTTATTGAAACATCAGATTTCATATAATGAATTCTGGGCATTAAAAGATATTAATTTTACCCTTAACAAAGGGGATCGACTTGGAATCCTTGGATTGAATGGAGCTGGAAAGAGTACGCTGTTAAAGGTTATTGCAGGGGTATTAAAAGCAACGGAAGGAACTGTGACAGCCAAGGGGAAGATCGCTCCATTGCTTGAATTAGGTGCTGGATTTGATCAACAGTATACAGGACGTGAGAATATTTATCTTTATGGAGCAGTTCTTGGATTCTCAAAGAAGTTCTTAGATGAGAAGTTAGATGAGATCATAGAGTTCTCAGAACTGGGCAAATTTATAGATGTCCCAGTTAAGAACTATTCTTCAGGTATGAAATCAAGACTTGGATTCTCTGTTGCAACATTAGTGGAACCAGATATCTTGATCCTGGATGAAGTATTATCTGTCGGAGATGCGAAATTCCGAAAGAAAAGTGAAGCAAAGATCATGAGTATGTTTGACAAGGGAGTTACAGTATTATTTGTATCTCATTCTTTAGATCAGGTAAAGAGATTATGTAATAAGGCAATCCTACTTGAAAAAGGAAAGATCATTTCTCATGGATCGATTGAAGAAGTAAGTAAAGTATACGAAGAGAAAACAAAGTAA
- a CDS encoding acyltransferase family protein: protein MDKKRRIKYIDLCKGLGILMVTWGHITKLGNPVDTWAASFKMAIFFVAAGYLIQYADSYRTQTLKGYAVKLLKSLMLPYVLFSILSIGFRFATMIMKHRIDIPAIKSYILATITLRGTFALWFLPVLFIAEILFFCLIKYLPKWMRIVILIVIPVFGIWESYFIRHLIVSVDPLTFERISFLILPISKALIALWFLEIGHIGCMLFSKVTSREIRFMIGLVFTIGNVFLSQQNNGVDLNNMSLGIHPPLFFVTGIIGAFGALFVFEFLEDCIPFTILNYFGKNSLILMCTQRPFYIISTATAGWKIISGMPGIMAWRYYIDCLGAMILVMIIEYSIITFVNTKAKFLIGRF from the coding sequence ATGGACAAAAAGAGGAGAATAAAATATATAGATTTGTGCAAAGGCTTAGGAATCTTGATGGTAACATGGGGACATATTACGAAGCTTGGTAATCCAGTTGATACATGGGCGGCATCATTCAAGATGGCAATTTTCTTTGTTGCCGCCGGATATCTGATCCAGTATGCAGATTCTTATCGGACACAGACATTAAAGGGGTATGCAGTAAAGTTATTGAAGTCATTGATGCTGCCATATGTCTTATTTAGTATTTTGTCGATTGGATTTCGATTTGCAACGATGATCATGAAGCACAGAATTGATATTCCGGCGATCAAATCTTATATTTTAGCAACGATCACATTAAGAGGAACATTTGCACTATGGTTTTTACCGGTGTTATTTATTGCGGAGATCCTGTTTTTCTGTCTTATCAAATATCTTCCGAAATGGATGAGGATCGTGATATTGATCGTGATACCTGTTTTTGGAATTTGGGAGTCTTATTTTATCAGACACTTGATCGTTTCAGTGGACCCATTAACATTTGAAAGAATATCATTTTTGATCTTACCGATCAGTAAAGCATTGATCGCATTATGGTTCTTGGAGATAGGACATATTGGATGTATGTTATTCAGTAAAGTAACATCCAGAGAAATCCGATTTATGATCGGACTGGTATTTACAATTGGAAATGTCTTTTTATCACAGCAAAATAATGGTGTAGATTTAAATAATATGTCTTTAGGTATTCACCCACCACTATTTTTTGTTACAGGAATCATTGGAGCTTTTGGAGCACTATTTGTCTTTGAATTTCTTGAAGATTGTATTCCGTTTACGATACTGAATTATTTTGGAAAGAATTCTTTGATATTAATGTGTACACAAAGACCGTTTTATATTATTTCTACTGCAACTGCAGGATGGAAGATCATATCAGGAATGCCAGGGATCATGGCATGGAGATATTATATTGACTGCCTTGGGGCAATGATCCTTGTGATGATCATTGAATACTCAATAATAACATTTGTTAATACAAAAGCTAAATTTTTGATCGGAAGATTTTAG
- the tagD gene encoding glycerol-3-phosphate cytidylyltransferase has protein sequence MRKVITYGTFDLLHAGHINLLRRAKELGDYLIVVVSTDEFNWNEKQKKCYFSYEERKKLVEAVRYVDLVIPEENWDQKISDVKEYHVDTFVMGDDWKGKFDFLKDYCEVVYLPRTEGISTTKIKQDLGLNGTTANK, from the coding sequence ATGAGAAAAGTAATCACATATGGAACATTTGATTTACTGCATGCGGGACATATCAATTTATTGCGCAGAGCAAAAGAATTAGGTGATTATTTAATTGTAGTTGTATCAACAGATGAGTTTAACTGGAATGAAAAACAGAAAAAATGTTATTTCAGTTATGAAGAAAGAAAAAAACTGGTAGAAGCAGTTCGTTATGTGGATCTTGTGATTCCAGAAGAAAATTGGGATCAGAAGATTTCCGATGTGAAAGAATATCATGTAGATACATTTGTTATGGGAGATGACTGGAAAGGTAAGTTTGATTTCTTAAAAGATTACTGTGAAGTCGTATATCTTCCAAGAACAGAAGGAATTTCTACAACAAAGATCAAACAGGATCTTGGATTAAACGGAACAACAGCGAATAAATAG
- a CDS encoding LTA synthase family protein translates to MQFIEISNIFKSEKKRYKVTAVLKLLVVFALLGFFLSNKPMYHVQTDFYLKRMGFVFLACFWMVFVTVCDIRLSQKVDRAFVIILGVIAPVMGWILSEFLINEAECAFPPTQFYQKEPLWIVLSFAMIILVDLLIIFLTNSIRVGSVIVPFVLFIFAVVVCVVYEFRGIPMMAPDILTVQTATSVMGNYTFKLTFEQYSVILVCMAFFFTFLRLHEVKVTEKRVFHIAGFIVVALGCGLFTNQIILSDFMEEHQINIRMFRPMESYQKYGGVLTFARSVGYAVVKKPEGYTTAKVDQIIQEYEKKSANEQQSTVKQYPNIITVVNETFADIKVLGDFKTNEDYMPYFHSLKKNCVTGYTYASIVGGQTANTEFELLTGNTLGFLSAGTTAFQLYIHGQMPSLVSNLKAEGYSGNKAMHPFNPYNYNRPAVYKDFGFTDFIDKFDFPKNVKRVREYISDEANVDRIISEYEKNRKKTDQPFYMYNMTIQNHSPYDKDAANFKQPIKIESSKYDAEANRYLNLIKYSDDSLKQLTSYFEKCKEPTIILFLGDHQPRLTDEFMNKITNGQYQTWSSEQMMKRYQVPFVIWANYDIKEQHIEKTSMNYIQSILTKTAGVKMTGYQRFLNEVRKEVPTITSQGYWGKNGKFYQINDKGSPYYGIIQKYRMIQYNMMFDKKNRRDSFFEVSK, encoded by the coding sequence ATGCAGTTTATAGAAATTAGCAATATTTTTAAAAGTGAAAAAAAGAGATATAAAGTTACCGCAGTTTTAAAATTACTGGTCGTGTTTGCATTGCTTGGATTCTTTTTATCAAATAAGCCAATGTATCATGTGCAGACTGATTTTTACCTGAAACGTATGGGATTTGTATTTTTGGCATGTTTTTGGATGGTATTTGTAACAGTTTGCGACATTCGTTTGAGTCAGAAGGTTGACAGGGCTTTTGTGATCATTCTTGGAGTGATCGCACCAGTTATGGGATGGATCTTGTCAGAATTTTTGATCAATGAAGCAGAGTGTGCATTTCCGCCGACACAGTTCTATCAGAAAGAGCCACTTTGGATCGTTTTAAGTTTTGCAATGATCATTTTGGTGGATCTGCTGATCATATTTTTGACGAACAGCATCAGAGTTGGATCAGTGATCGTACCATTTGTATTGTTTATCTTTGCGGTAGTTGTATGTGTTGTATATGAATTTCGCGGGATTCCGATGATGGCACCAGATATTTTAACAGTACAGACGGCTACTAGCGTGATGGGTAATTATACATTCAAATTGACGTTTGAACAATATAGTGTGATCTTGGTATGTATGGCATTTTTCTTTACATTTTTAAGACTTCATGAGGTAAAGGTTACAGAAAAAAGAGTATTTCACATTGCAGGATTTATTGTTGTTGCATTAGGATGCGGATTGTTCACAAATCAGATCATACTGTCTGATTTTATGGAAGAGCACCAGATCAATATTCGTATGTTCCGTCCAATGGAAAGTTATCAAAAATATGGAGGCGTGCTGACATTTGCAAGAAGTGTTGGATATGCGGTCGTGAAGAAGCCAGAAGGATATACAACAGCGAAGGTTGATCAGATCATTCAGGAATATGAAAAGAAATCAGCGAATGAACAGCAAAGTACAGTAAAGCAATATCCGAATATCATAACAGTTGTCAATGAAACATTCGCAGATATTAAGGTGCTGGGAGATTTTAAGACGAACGAAGATTATATGCCCTATTTCCACAGTTTGAAGAAGAATTGTGTGACAGGATATACGTATGCATCGATTGTAGGTGGTCAGACAGCGAATACAGAATTTGAATTGTTGACAGGGAATACTCTTGGATTTTTATCAGCTGGAACGACAGCATTTCAGCTTTATATTCATGGGCAGATGCCTTCACTAGTTAGTAATCTAAAGGCAGAAGGATATTCTGGAAATAAAGCGATGCATCCGTTCAATCCGTATAATTATAATCGACCAGCTGTATATAAAGATTTTGGATTTACGGATTTTATTGATAAATTTGACTTTCCTAAGAATGTAAAAAGGGTTAGAGAGTATATTTCTGATGAGGCAAATGTAGATCGCATTATTTCTGAATATGAAAAGAATCGTAAGAAGACAGATCAGCCATTTTATATGTATAATATGACGATCCAGAATCACAGTCCTTATGATAAGGATGCAGCCAACTTTAAACAGCCGATCAAGATTGAAAGCAGCAAATATGATGCTGAGGCCAACAGATATCTAAATCTGATCAAATATTCAGATGACAGTTTAAAACAGCTGACAAGTTATTTTGAAAAATGTAAAGAGCCAACGATCATTTTATTTTTAGGAGATCATCAGCCAAGATTGACAGATGAATTTATGAATAAGATCACAAACGGTCAATATCAGACTTGGAGCAGCGAACAGATGATGAAGCGTTATCAGGTACCATTCGTGATCTGGGCCAATTATGACATTAAAGAACAGCATATAGAGAAGACAAGCATGAATTATATCCAAAGTATCCTGACCAAGACAGCTGGAGTAAAGATGACAGGATATCAGAGATTTTTAAATGAGGTCCGAAAAGAAGTTCCAACGATCACATCGCAGGGATATTGGGGAAAGAATGGAAAATTTTATCAGATTAATGATAAAGGATCACCATATTATGGTATAATACAGAAGTATCGTATGATTCAGTACAATATGATGTTTGATAA